In one Bombus fervidus isolate BK054 chromosome 16, iyBomFerv1, whole genome shotgun sequence genomic region, the following are encoded:
- the Scaf6 gene encoding SR-related CTD associated factor 6 isoform X2 codes for MGGVNPSIGGVTQPVNIGGPPGWLQNELANLQSQQTTLQEQVRQSEQNLAAQHAALMAQQQGRVEDAVRQAQEAALQNSAQSTNTDLAAFDAVLQPIIDSCTKDSISAGKAWILQNSITPQSNQVVADHLLKKVIQATNFSHKLHIIYLVNDVLHHCARKKSMDLRKAMESVVVPMFCNTSLAASEEQLNKLNKLLSLWESKNNYFDEGIIDKLKQPSTSWSEYQANLVEQHASAITPITTSTKQTFDNYQAQHQAFVTHALRQIQNIEQQKIAIDQQLKAPPPPPPQLNQQNMSLPPSHSGPPAPISTDVNFSQPPPGWGVPPGNEPPPFSNVPLPDFSKPPPGFGPPPVIHEPSVEDLMPSMPYYELPAGLMVPLIKLEDAEYKPLDPEAIRLPPPAPPSERLVAAVEAFYAPPNHDSPRDSDGWEKLGLYEYYKAKNAARKRKEEDVAAGIRQKSKSPSPILRPRSKSPSPPKKRYRSKSRSRSRSRSRGRSRSRSPAANHRRNSRNSNHNNRSRRRRNSNKDRSPDRRMDRQDRSPTPPSFLGSTYSKAPQEISLDESNKGHQLLKKMGWGGAGLGANEQGIEAPISGGEIRDKNDQYKGVGINLNDPYENFRKSKGQAFITRMKARAEERAEERGERD; via the exons ATGGGAGGTGTGAATCCATCTATTGGTGGTGTTACTCAGCCGGTTAACATTGGCGGACCTCCTGGATGGCTTCAAAATGAGTTAGCAAATCTTCAGTCGCAGCAGACAACGCTACAGGAACAAGTTAGACAATCAGAACAAAATCTGGCTGCGCAACATGCTGCATTGATGGCGCAACAACAAGGAAGGGTCGAGGATGCTGTGAGACAAGCTCAAGAAGCAGCTTTACAAAACAGTGCACAAAGCACAAACACAGACCTTGCTGCATTTGATGCGGTATTACAGCCTATCATTGATAGTTGCACAAAAGATAGCATAAGTGCAGGGAAAGCCTGGATACTTCAAAATTCGATTACTCCGCAAAGTAATCAAGTCGTTGCGGATCATTTGCTGAAAAA AGTCATTCAGGCAACCAATTTTAGCCATAAACTCCATATTATCTACCTGGTTAACGATGTCCTACATCATTG TGCAAGAAAAAAATCTATGGATCTTCGCAAGGCAATGGAAAGTGTTGTTGTTCCCATGTTCTGTAACACTTCATTAGCTGCATCAGAAGAACaacttaataaattaaataagctATTAAGTTTATGGGaatcaaaaaataattactttgaTGAAGGAAttatagataaattaaaacagCCAAGCACATCTTGGTCTGAATATCAGGCTAACTTGGTTGAACAACATGCCAGCGCAATTACACCGATTACTACATCAACGAAACAAACCTTTGATAATTATCAAGCACAACATCAAGCGTTTGTTACACATGCTTTGAgacaaattcaaaatattgagCAACAAAAAATCGCAATTGATCAACAATTAAAAGCTCCTCCTCCGCCACCACCACAACTG AACCAACAAAATATGTCTCTGCCGCCTAGTCATTCCGGTCCTCCCGCTCCGATAAGCACAGATGTAAATTTCAGTCAACCGCCACCTGGATGGGGTGTACCACCCGGGAATGAACCTCCACCGTTTTCAAATGTACCATTGCCAGATTTTTCAAAACCACCGCCTGGATTTGGCCCCCCACCTGTTATACACGAACCCTCCGTTGAAGATTTAATGCCCAGTATGCCTTATTACGAACTTCCTGCTGGCTTGATGGTACCTCTAATCAAGTTAGAAGATGCTGAATATAAACCTTTGGATCCAGAAGCCATTAGGCTTCCACCACCTGCTCCTCCAAGCGAACGATTAGTAGCGGCTGTAGAAGCCTTCTATGCACCACCGAACCATGATTCTCCACGGGACAG CGATGGGTGGGAAAAATTAGGTTTATATGAGTATTATAAAGCAAAGAATGCCGCGCGTAAGCGTAAAGAAGAAGATGTAGCAGCTGGTATAAGACAAAAATCAAAATCGCCGTCACCAATTCTAAGGCCAAGATCCAAAAGTCCTAGTCCACCAAAGAAACGTTATCGAAGTAAATCGCGAAGTAGATCACGCTCAAGATCTAGAGGTAGAAGCAGATCTAGATCTCCTGCTGCTAATCATAGGCGTAACAGTCGAAACAGCAATCATAATAACAGAAGcagaagaaggagaaacagCAACAAGGATCGAAGTCCTGATAGGAGAATGGACAGGCAAGATCGAAGTCCAACTCCACCCAGTTTTCT CGGATCAACTTACAGTAAAGCTCCTCAAGAAATTAGTCTCGATGAGAGTAACAAAGGTCATCAGTTGCTCAAAAAAATGGGTTGGGGCGGTGCGGGACTTGGTGCCAATGAACAGGGTATTGAAGCTCCAATATCGGGGGGTGAAATTAGGGATAAAAACGATCAATATAAAGGCGTCggtattaatttaaatgatcCATACGAGAACTTTAGAAAGAGTAAGGGACAAGCATTCATAACTAGAATGAAAGCAAGAGCGGAAGAACGTGCCGAAGAAAGGGGTGAACGGGACTGA
- the Scaf6 gene encoding SR-related CTD associated factor 6 isoform X1, with protein sequence MDQAPADTELRNIIDKLAQFVARNGPEFEQMTKNKQKDNPKFGFLFGGEHFNYYQYKVTTEQAILKQKGINPMQNADPRLNVSQQQQQTAATVAQPLNNVNLAPGLNTQNNGLNPVVGIGPVGNQGGPVIPGVLGQIGGPGNAGPPIGPVPGAMGGVNPSIGGVTQPVNIGGPPGWLQNELANLQSQQTTLQEQVRQSEQNLAAQHAALMAQQQGRVEDAVRQAQEAALQNSAQSTNTDLAAFDAVLQPIIDSCTKDSISAGKAWILQNSITPQSNQVVADHLLKKVIQATNFSHKLHIIYLVNDVLHHCARKKSMDLRKAMESVVVPMFCNTSLAASEEQLNKLNKLLSLWESKNNYFDEGIIDKLKQPSTSWSEYQANLVEQHASAITPITTSTKQTFDNYQAQHQAFVTHALRQIQNIEQQKIAIDQQLKAPPPPPPQLNQQNMSLPPSHSGPPAPISTDVNFSQPPPGWGVPPGNEPPPFSNVPLPDFSKPPPGFGPPPVIHEPSVEDLMPSMPYYELPAGLMVPLIKLEDAEYKPLDPEAIRLPPPAPPSERLVAAVEAFYAPPNHDSPRDSDGWEKLGLYEYYKAKNAARKRKEEDVAAGIRQKSKSPSPILRPRSKSPSPPKKRYRSKSRSRSRSRSRGRSRSRSPAANHRRNSRNSNHNNRSRRRRNSNKDRSPDRRMDRQDRSPTPPSFLGSTYSKAPQEISLDESNKGHQLLKKMGWGGAGLGANEQGIEAPISGGEIRDKNDQYKGVGINLNDPYENFRKSKGQAFITRMKARAEERAEERGERD encoded by the exons ATACAGAGTTACGGAACATCATAGACAAACTGGCTCAGTTTGTGGCTCGCAATGGACCGGAGTTTGAGCAGATGACGAAAAACAAGCAGAAGGACAACCCAAAATTTGGTTTCCTGTTCGGTGGAGAGCACTTCAACTACTATCAATACAAAGTGACTACAGAGCAAGCCA TTTTAAAGCAAAAAGGAATAAATCCAATGCAAAATGCAGACCCACGTTTAAACGTTtcgcagcagcagcagcaaacAGCCGCTACCGTCGCGCAGCCACTGAATAACGTCAATCTTGCACCTGGCCTAAATACTCAGAACAATGGATTAAATCCAGTTGTGGGAATTGGACCAGTGGGAAATCAAGGTGGTCCAGTTATACCTGGAGTACTAGGACAAATTGGAGGGCCAGGAAATGCAGGACCACCAATTGGACCAGTCCCTGGTGCTATGGGAGGTGTGAATCCATCTATTGGTGGTGTTACTCAGCCGGTTAACATTGGCGGACCTCCTGGATGGCTTCAAAATGAGTTAGCAAATCTTCAGTCGCAGCAGACAACGCTACAGGAACAAGTTAGACAATCAGAACAAAATCTGGCTGCGCAACATGCTGCATTGATGGCGCAACAACAAGGAAGGGTCGAGGATGCTGTGAGACAAGCTCAAGAAGCAGCTTTACAAAACAGTGCACAAAGCACAAACACAGACCTTGCTGCATTTGATGCGGTATTACAGCCTATCATTGATAGTTGCACAAAAGATAGCATAAGTGCAGGGAAAGCCTGGATACTTCAAAATTCGATTACTCCGCAAAGTAATCAAGTCGTTGCGGATCATTTGCTGAAAAA AGTCATTCAGGCAACCAATTTTAGCCATAAACTCCATATTATCTACCTGGTTAACGATGTCCTACATCATTG TGCAAGAAAAAAATCTATGGATCTTCGCAAGGCAATGGAAAGTGTTGTTGTTCCCATGTTCTGTAACACTTCATTAGCTGCATCAGAAGAACaacttaataaattaaataagctATTAAGTTTATGGGaatcaaaaaataattactttgaTGAAGGAAttatagataaattaaaacagCCAAGCACATCTTGGTCTGAATATCAGGCTAACTTGGTTGAACAACATGCCAGCGCAATTACACCGATTACTACATCAACGAAACAAACCTTTGATAATTATCAAGCACAACATCAAGCGTTTGTTACACATGCTTTGAgacaaattcaaaatattgagCAACAAAAAATCGCAATTGATCAACAATTAAAAGCTCCTCCTCCGCCACCACCACAACTG AACCAACAAAATATGTCTCTGCCGCCTAGTCATTCCGGTCCTCCCGCTCCGATAAGCACAGATGTAAATTTCAGTCAACCGCCACCTGGATGGGGTGTACCACCCGGGAATGAACCTCCACCGTTTTCAAATGTACCATTGCCAGATTTTTCAAAACCACCGCCTGGATTTGGCCCCCCACCTGTTATACACGAACCCTCCGTTGAAGATTTAATGCCCAGTATGCCTTATTACGAACTTCCTGCTGGCTTGATGGTACCTCTAATCAAGTTAGAAGATGCTGAATATAAACCTTTGGATCCAGAAGCCATTAGGCTTCCACCACCTGCTCCTCCAAGCGAACGATTAGTAGCGGCTGTAGAAGCCTTCTATGCACCACCGAACCATGATTCTCCACGGGACAG CGATGGGTGGGAAAAATTAGGTTTATATGAGTATTATAAAGCAAAGAATGCCGCGCGTAAGCGTAAAGAAGAAGATGTAGCAGCTGGTATAAGACAAAAATCAAAATCGCCGTCACCAATTCTAAGGCCAAGATCCAAAAGTCCTAGTCCACCAAAGAAACGTTATCGAAGTAAATCGCGAAGTAGATCACGCTCAAGATCTAGAGGTAGAAGCAGATCTAGATCTCCTGCTGCTAATCATAGGCGTAACAGTCGAAACAGCAATCATAATAACAGAAGcagaagaaggagaaacagCAACAAGGATCGAAGTCCTGATAGGAGAATGGACAGGCAAGATCGAAGTCCAACTCCACCCAGTTTTCT CGGATCAACTTACAGTAAAGCTCCTCAAGAAATTAGTCTCGATGAGAGTAACAAAGGTCATCAGTTGCTCAAAAAAATGGGTTGGGGCGGTGCGGGACTTGGTGCCAATGAACAGGGTATTGAAGCTCCAATATCGGGGGGTGAAATTAGGGATAAAAACGATCAATATAAAGGCGTCggtattaatttaaatgatcCATACGAGAACTTTAGAAAGAGTAAGGGACAAGCATTCATAACTAGAATGAAAGCAAGAGCGGAAGAACGTGCCGAAGAAAGGGGTGAACGGGACTGA